One segment of Thermoanaerobacter kivui DNA contains the following:
- a CDS encoding MogA/MoaB family molybdenum cofactor biosynthesis protein translates to MIKVAILTVSDKGFRGERIDTTSSAIKEVLDPAIYSIEEIRIVPDEIEDIKRELIRFCDELKVDLVLTNGGTGFSKRDVTPEATMAVVEKLVPGIPEAMRAKSLEITPHAMLSRAVAGIRKSTLIINLPGSPKGAVENLNVVLPALKHGIEILKGEASECARKDD, encoded by the coding sequence ATGATTAAAGTTGCTATTTTGACTGTTAGTGACAAGGGTTTTAGAGGAGAGAGAATTGACACAACATCATCTGCTATAAAAGAAGTTTTAGATCCAGCGATATATTCTATTGAAGAAATAAGAATCGTTCCAGATGAAATAGAAGATATAAAACGTGAACTAATAAGATTTTGTGATGAATTAAAAGTTGACCTTGTTTTGACAAATGGAGGAACTGGATTTTCAAAGAGGGACGTAACACCAGAAGCAACGATGGCTGTGGTTGAGAAATTGGTTCCTGGAATTCCAGAAGCAATGAGGGCAAAGTCTTTAGAAATAACTCCACATGCTATGCTATCTCGTGCAGTTGCAGGAATTAGAAAGAGCACTTTAATCATAAATCTTCCAGGAAGCCCTAAGGGGGCTGTTGAAAACTTAAATGTTGTTTTACCTGCTCTTAAGCATGGAATTGAGATTTTAAAGGGTGAAGCTTCAGAATGTGCAAGAAAGGACGATTAA
- a CDS encoding energy-coupling factor ABC transporter ATP-binding protein, producing the protein MNYMFERKATDFRGIENQTPVIIAEDISVRRNERFILRNISLVLHQGERLGLAGPNGSGKSTLLKVLSLLIPPSSGRLTVLGFMGDGRSSVTVRRKMSIVFQQPTTLTGSVLQNVSIPLRMRGLSAREATKRAYDWLKCFDLEKLAFQRIHTLSGGELARLQLARAFAMEPEILFLDEPFAAVDATSRSPLKALLREILAKNKVSLLLISHDFRDLLDLTERTLVLLDGHIVAQGKTQTLRIQSPLVREIFPE; encoded by the coding sequence ATGAATTATATGTTTGAACGCAAAGCTACCGATTTTCGGGGTATAGAGAATCAAACGCCGGTTATTATAGCCGAAGATATTAGTGTACGGCGCAATGAACGCTTTATCCTGCGAAACATAAGCCTCGTTTTGCATCAAGGGGAACGTTTGGGACTTGCGGGTCCCAATGGTTCAGGAAAAAGTACGCTCCTTAAAGTCTTATCCTTACTAATTCCACCGTCTTCTGGGAGGCTTACAGTTCTTGGCTTTATGGGAGACGGACGGTCTTCAGTGACCGTTCGCCGAAAGATGTCTATCGTCTTTCAACAACCGACAACGCTCACAGGGAGTGTTTTGCAAAACGTGAGTATTCCCCTGCGCATGCGAGGACTTTCTGCCCGAGAAGCAACCAAGCGGGCATATGATTGGCTTAAGTGTTTTGATTTAGAAAAGCTTGCTTTTCAGCGGATACATACACTTTCTGGGGGAGAACTTGCACGTCTTCAGCTAGCAAGGGCGTTTGCTATGGAACCGGAAATTTTGTTCCTTGATGAACCTTTTGCAGCAGTGGATGCTACTTCACGCAGTCCACTAAAGGCCCTTCTTCGGGAGATTCTGGCAAAAAACAAGGTTTCACTGCTTCTTATTAGTCATGATTTTCGTGACCTTCTCGATCTTACTGAGCGCACGCTGGTTCTTTTGGATGGGCACATTGTTGCACAAGGTAAAACCCAAACTTTGCGCATACAATCTCCACTTGTGCGTGAGATTTTTCCGGAGTAA
- a CDS encoding ABC transporter permease: MELIWEGLKGAFKFLVHGDPEIREITLLSLRIAAWAIGISSAIGLPLGIALGVSTFRGRDFLLTLANTGMGLPPTVVGLWVAIVLWRTGPLGGLKLIYTPTAIIIAEVILTVPIIVALVAAAASDKKAKLHDFFLSLGLNPLQYMWLLLREIRSSVLTAIIAGFGRAISEVGAAMMVGGNIAGETRTLTTAIVLEVSKGEFDRALAISFVLLALSFSITAFITHLQYQQNLK, translated from the coding sequence GTGGAGCTTATTTGGGAAGGCCTGAAAGGAGCATTCAAATTTCTTGTTCATGGGGATCCAGAAATCAGAGAAATTACTCTTCTTTCTCTTAGGATTGCTGCGTGGGCTATAGGGATAAGTTCAGCCATTGGCCTTCCACTTGGGATTGCACTTGGAGTAAGCACGTTTCGTGGCAGGGATTTTCTTCTGACTTTAGCCAATACCGGCATGGGACTTCCACCGACAGTTGTGGGACTTTGGGTAGCTATTGTGCTATGGCGTACCGGCCCTTTAGGAGGACTAAAGCTGATTTATACTCCTACTGCCATCATCATTGCTGAAGTAATTCTTACCGTGCCTATTATTGTAGCTTTGGTAGCTGCAGCCGCGTCGGATAAAAAAGCTAAATTACACGATTTTTTTCTTTCTTTAGGGTTGAACCCTCTTCAATATATGTGGCTTTTGCTTCGGGAAATTCGTAGCTCAGTTTTAACAGCAATCATTGCCGGTTTTGGACGTGCAATTTCGGAGGTAGGAGCAGCAATGATGGTAGGAGGGAACATCGCTGGGGAAACCCGCACGCTTACCACCGCTATTGTTCTTGAAGTATCTAAGGGTGAGTTTGACCGCGCGTTAGCGATAAGTTTTGTACTTCTTGCCTTATCGTTTTCTATTACTGCCTTTATTACCCACCTTCAGTATCAACAAAACTTAAAGTAG
- a CDS encoding substrate-binding domain-containing protein has translation MARISKKFLMILLYSILLFSLFSLNGCTGSKTSEKISPGNRDVILVTTTSTQDSGLLDYLLPIFEKETGYKVKVVAVGTGQALEMGKRGEADVLLTHAPAAEKELVDNKDVINYQLVMHNDFIVVGPSEDPAQVKNAVSVEAAFQEIAEKGVPFVSRGDDSGTHKKELSLWKAAGIDPKGKSWYIESGTGMGQTLLIANEKRAYTLTDRGTYLAYRDKIDLTIVREGDKGLLNIYHVMQVNPEKHPGKHINSDGAKAFVEFMISPRTQELIGKFGVDKYGMPLFFPDAQKGN, from the coding sequence ATGGCAAGAATATCAAAGAAGTTTTTGATGATCCTTTTATATTCTATTTTGTTGTTTAGTTTGTTTTCTCTGAACGGTTGTACAGGTTCTAAAACTTCAGAGAAGATTTCCCCAGGTAATCGAGATGTAATTTTGGTGACAACAACAAGCACGCAGGATAGTGGGCTTTTGGATTACCTTTTACCGATCTTTGAGAAAGAAACAGGATACAAAGTAAAAGTGGTTGCCGTGGGGACAGGACAGGCTTTGGAGATGGGAAAAAGGGGGGAAGCAGATGTTCTTCTTACACATGCTCCTGCAGCAGAGAAAGAACTTGTGGACAACAAGGATGTTATAAACTATCAGTTGGTAATGCACAATGATTTCATTGTGGTTGGTCCTTCAGAGGATCCAGCGCAAGTTAAGAATGCGGTTTCAGTAGAAGCAGCCTTTCAGGAGATTGCTGAAAAAGGTGTACCGTTTGTTTCGAGGGGTGATGATTCGGGTACACACAAAAAGGAATTGAGTTTATGGAAAGCAGCAGGGATTGATCCCAAGGGGAAGTCGTGGTATATAGAAAGCGGCACAGGAATGGGACAAACGCTCCTTATTGCTAACGAAAAACGGGCATATACACTAACTGATCGGGGAACATACCTTGCATACCGCGATAAAATAGATCTTACCATTGTTCGAGAAGGAGATAAGGGTCTTCTTAATATTTATCACGTGATGCAGGTTAACCCCGAGAAACATCCTGGGAAACACATAAACAGCGATGGAGCCAAAGCTTTTGTGGAGTTTATGATTTCGCCCAGAACGCAGGAGCTTATTGGCAAATTTGGGGTAGACAAGTACGGAATGCCGCTCTTTTTCCCAGATGCTCAAAAAGGGAATTAG